Below is a genomic region from Halobacterium sp. CBA1132.
ACGACCAGACGGCGTGGCTGCGGTACGTCACCGTCCGGGAGGACCGCCGCGGCGACAGCGTCGGCGCGCGCCTCTGCGCGTTCGCGACCGCCCACTTGCTCGCCGACCACGAGCGCGTCAGAATCGCGGTGAACAACCCCTTCGCGTACGAGGCGCTCCACAAGGCCGGCTTCGGGTTCACGGGCGAGGAGACCGGTATCGCGGAGTTAGTATTGGAGCGGCCGTGTCGGGACCGCGCGGCGCGCTATCAGGACGGCCTCGACGTCTACCGCGAGCGCGACCTCTCCGAGGAAGAAGCGGCGTTCCTCGACCGGAAGGCCGGCAGCGGGCCGCCAGCGCGACTGGACTGGTAGCTGCTTCACTGCGGCGCCGGGACGCGCCGCCACTTTCTTCTGTCAACAACGTCAACGTACCCGTATGGGTACGAAGCAGGTCCGGGTGAGCGAACGGCTGTACGCCCGCGTCGAGGCCGAGAAACGCGAGGGCGAGTCGTTCAGCGAGGCGCTCGAACGGATGGTCGGCGGGTACGGCCTGCTCGACTTCGCGGACGACGTCGAAGACGCCAGCGACGCGTGGGACACCGGAGCTCTCGAAGCCGACTTCGAGACCGATGACGAGGCGAACCGTCGGGCACTCGACGAGGAACTCCCGTGATTCTGGACACGCAGTTCCTCGGGAGCCTCGTCGAGCAGACGCCGGCGGCGAAGCGGAAAGCGGGAGAGTTGGACGCAACCGGCGTTCCCGCTCGAATTCCAGCGATGGTCTCCTGGGAGGTCCACTACGGCATCGCGAAGGCACCAGAGTCGAAACGGCAGACCCTCGAAACCGCCTACGAGAAGCTATTTCAGTCGTTTCCGGTCGTCGAGTTCGACGACACCCTCGCACGAAAGGCAGGACGCCTGCGGGGCGCACACGCTAGTTCGGACTCGCTGCCTGCTCTCGACGGTGCGGACTCGGCCGTCGCGGCGACGGCGCTGGCCTTCGACGAACCGGTCGTCAGCAACGACGCGGATTTCGAGGGCGTAGCTGGGCTGCGTGTCGAGACGTACTGACGCGAGGCCCGCCGCCACCCGATTGCGCGGTGGCTGCACCGACGGCGTGTCTGAACCGTTAAACCCCCGGACTGCCTACGGGAGCGTAATGGGTAACGCGGACCTCCGGCAGCTCGCGGTCATCGAGGAGGTCCCCTTCGACGAACTGGAGGGGGACGTGGTGGCCGTGGACGCGCACAACTGGCTGTACAAGTACCTCACGACGACGGTCCAG
It encodes:
- a CDS encoding GNAT family N-acetyltransferase — its product is MQYAVLGGPDDGPTLRLDWRAFSYAGKFVMSNTGKAIAFEGAPLAARGDWPPAAREADDTLSDVVGAVSFNDDRTDDQTAWLRYVTVREDRRGDSVGARLCAFATAHLLADHERVRIAVNNPFAYEALHKAGFGFTGEETGIAELVLERPCRDRAARYQDGLDVYRERDLSEEEAAFLDRKAGSGPPARLDW
- a CDS encoding antitoxin VapB family protein, which codes for MGTKQVRVSERLYARVEAEKREGESFSEALERMVGGYGLLDFADDVEDASDAWDTGALEADFETDDEANRRALDEELP
- a CDS encoding PIN domain-containing protein codes for the protein MILDTQFLGSLVEQTPAAKRKAGELDATGVPARIPAMVSWEVHYGIAKAPESKRQTLETAYEKLFQSFPVVEFDDTLARKAGRLRGAHASSDSLPALDGADSAVAATALAFDEPVVSNDADFEGVAGLRVETY